One region of Babylonia areolata isolate BAREFJ2019XMU chromosome 29, ASM4173473v1, whole genome shotgun sequence genomic DNA includes:
- the LOC143275021 gene encoding uncharacterized protein LOC143275021, producing MDGPNVNWTVYNTINCDMKDNHGVSLLHVGSCGLHTLHNAFRTGCEATGWKIEDFLSASYKLFEDSPARLEDYYATTQASSLPLKFCRHRWLENVVPAMRAIELLPNLDLFVKAALTKKITLPRNNSFECVKTGVNNPLLPSQLSFFASVARLIEPFLKKYQADKPLMPFMATDLQTMLKNLMQRFIKEDVLTDTPLTQIDLEDANNLRARVQLDFKTTSLVNKAKKLPGVSEGLIRDFDKQCRSFLMKVVGKMIEKCPLKYGVARNMSCLDPTKLNNKEESQRKMSLLLKNAIDSGRVTEVKADTILQEFTNFLPTAATHSASSFNC from the coding sequence ATGGATGGGCCCAACGTGAATTGGACTGTGTACAACACCATCAACTGTGACATGAAAGACAACCATGGAGTCTCCTTGCTGCATGTGGGAAGCTGTGGCCTTCACACTCTGCACAACGCCTTCCGTACCGGTTGTGAAGCCACAGGGTGGAAAATAGAAGACTTTTTGTCTGCATCCTACAAGCTCTTTGAAGACAGTCCAGCTCGCCTTGAGGATTACTATGCCACAACCCAAGCATCCTCTCTTCCATTGAAGTTCTGTCGCCACAGGTGGCTGGAGAATGTTGTGCCTGCAATGCGAGCCATTGAACTGTTGCCCAATTTAGATTTGTTTGTGAAAGCTGCGCTGACCAAGAAGATCACTCTGCCACGTAATAACAGTTTTGAATGTGTGAAAACTGGTGTCAACAACCCCTTGCTGCCCAGCCAGCTGTCTTTCTTTGCATCTGTTGCTCGGCTCATTGAACCATTCCTGAAGAAATACCAGGCAGACAAGCCCCTCATGCCTTTCATGGCCACGGATCTCCAGACCATGCTGAAGAACCTCATGCAGAGGTTCATCAAAGAGGATGTGCTAACTGATACCCCACTGACTCAGATAGACTTGGAGGATGCAAACAATCTGCGAGCAAGAGTGCAGCTGGACTTTAAGACGACAAGCCTCGTCAACAAGGCAAAGAAGCTGCCAGGTGTATCCGAGGGACTAATCAGGGACTTTGACAAACAGTGTCGAAGCTTTCTGATGAAAGTAGTAGGGAAAATGATAGAAAAGTGCCCACTAAAATACGGAGTGGCCAGAAACATGTCATGCCTGGACCCTACCAAGCTCAACAACAAAGAAGAGAGCCAAAGGAAAATGAGTCTTCTTCTGAAGAATGCCATTGACAGCGGCAGAGTGACTGAAGTGAAGGCGGACACCATTCTTCAGGAGTTCACCAACTTCCTGCCTACTGCTGCCACGCACTCAGCCAGCTCCTTCAACTGTTGA